One window from the genome of Nicotiana sylvestris chromosome 9, ASM39365v2, whole genome shotgun sequence encodes:
- the LOC138877285 gene encoding uncharacterized protein, producing the protein MPGYAKMMKDLISRKFDFQDLATVTLTQTCSVVVTRPVAEKLSNPRSFTIPCTISNFSFAKALCDLGDIINLMPLAIYKRFGIGRARPTSMLLQLADRTVKGPSGILDDVLIQVGKFMFPADFVILDCKMDEEISIILGRPFLATRRALIDCETGELKMRLKDEEITFNVQKSMRRPSEFANCSLIDVVDVIIEADDETLTIEDPLAACMVNLDEVNGEELAEWVLALEGRGFWHRTLEFEPLHLENREIPPAKPSIEEPPKVELKPLPAHLKHEFLGPNYTLHVIISSSLLDVQAQQLLQVLKECKTAIGWTMVDIKGINSAYCLHKILLEEGHKPSREHQRRMNPNMKEVVKKEVIKWLDAGIIFPISNSNWVSPVQCVPKKVGITVVKNDNNELISTRTVTG; encoded by the coding sequence atgcctggttatgcaaaaatgatgaaggacttgatttcccgaaaattcgatttccaagacttggccacagtgaCTCTTACTCAGACCTGCAGTGTTGTGGTGACTAGACCAGTTGCTGAGAAGTTGTCTAACCCAAggagtttcacaattccctgCACCATTAGTAACTTTTCTTTTGCCaaggcactttgtgatttgggggatatcataaatcttatgcccctggcgatcTATAAAAGGTTtgggattggaagagctagacccacttcTATGTTATTGCAGCTAGCTGACAGAACCGTGAAAGGACCCTCTGGTATCTTGGACgatgtgttgattcaggtagggaagtttatgttccctgcagattttgtgattctagattGTAAGATGGATGAAGAAAtttccataattttgggaagaccgttCTTAGCCACAaggagagctctcattgattgtgaaactggggagctcaagatgaggttgAAGGATGAGGAGATAAcgttcaatgtgcagaaatctatgaggcgaccaagtgaattcgctaattgttctcttattgatgtcgtggatgtaatcaTAGAAGCAGATGATGAGACTTTGACTATTGAGGACCCTCTTGCTGCATGTATGGTAAACttagatgaggtgaatggggAAGAATTGGCAGAATGGGTGTTGGCTTTAGAGGGCAGAGGGTTTTGGCATAGAACACTTGAATTCGAGCCCCTACacttagaaaatagagaaattcctccagccaagccatccatagaagaaccaccaaaggtggagttgaagccactgcccgcccATCTCAAGCATGAGTTTCTAGGACCTAACTATACATTacatgttattatctcatctagtttgttagatgtgcaggcacaacaacttttgcaggtactcaaggagtgcaagactgccattgggtggaccatggtaGACATTAAAGGGATTAACTCGGCATATTGTTTGCATAAAATTCTACTagaagaggggcacaaaccttccagggaacaccaaagaaggatgaaccccaacatgaaggaagtggtgaagaaagaggtgattaagtggttggatgcgggAATTATTTTCCCCATCTCTAACAGCAACTGGGttagcccggtgcaatgtgttcctaagaAGGTTGGTATAACGGTGgtcaaaaatgataacaatgagctgATCTCTACAAGAACCGTCACAGGCTGA